The Elusimicrobiota bacterium genome has a segment encoding these proteins:
- a CDS encoding YaeQ family protein, giving the protein MKLRATLHLNDQPANLTIFTGLQETWEHLVLKLAASLFFFESHPTIEMGATHPALQGQEYYPDLFNADLTNQPTLWVECGKTTLHKLEKISKRFRQARVIVLTPFPHQARQQAEGIEEEGLRVSVWSFADGEFERWKNLVQEKNEIIGEASETALNLVINEQSFMTELQKILP; this is encoded by the coding sequence ATGAAGCTACGCGCAACCCTGCACTTAAACGATCAGCCCGCCAACCTGACGATTTTTACCGGACTCCAAGAAACGTGGGAACACTTGGTTTTGAAGTTGGCCGCCTCTCTTTTTTTCTTTGAATCACATCCGACAATTGAGATGGGCGCCACGCACCCGGCTCTCCAGGGGCAGGAGTATTATCCCGATCTATTCAATGCAGATCTGACAAACCAGCCCACCCTTTGGGTCGAATGCGGGAAAACGACCCTGCACAAATTGGAGAAGATCTCCAAACGGTTTCGTCAGGCCCGGGTTATTGTTCTAACCCCATTCCCGCATCAGGCTCGCCAGCAGGCTGAAGGCATCGAAGAAGAGGGGTTGCGCGTCTCGGTGTGGTCTTTTGCCGATGGGGAATTTGAGCGATGGAAGAACCTGGTTCAGGAAAAGAATGAGATCATCGGGGAAGCGAGTGAAACAGCCCTCAATCTGGTCATCAATGAACAGTCATTTATGACGGAGTTGCAGAAAATTCTACCTTAG
- a CDS encoding beta-ketoacyl-ACP synthase II: MSKRRVVITGIGVVAPNGIGKDAFWNALVNGQNAIGPITRFDASSFSTRFGGEVKNFTPHPRIPAEHLPQMDRAYQLGVTAALQAVEDAGMELECLDRTRGGVYMGLGIAGLDGYERDFRLLKEAGLPAVHKNWYHSWFPSACSGYISLILGFQGSSQVVSTGCSSSLDATGMAFQSIRDGWEDFALAGGTEAPLTPVCLNSFCSMRALSTRNDDPTHASRPFDKDRDGFILSEGGAVVVLESLEHAKARGAPIYAELKGYGTTSNAYHMTAPDPSAIQTARAFRLALEDAEVPNESIGLFMAHGSSTPLNETVETLAVKKAFGNHAQRMLLMSIKSMIGHTLGSAGILQIISAALSLVHQMAPPTINYEAQDPSCDLDCVPNHAREVSLSAVLVNSAGFSGKNSAAVLAAYN; encoded by the coding sequence ATGAGTAAGCGTCGTGTGGTCATCACCGGTATCGGCGTGGTTGCCCCCAACGGCATCGGCAAGGACGCTTTCTGGAACGCTCTCGTAAACGGCCAGAATGCCATCGGTCCCATTACCCGTTTTGATGCCAGCTCGTTTTCAACCCGGTTTGGCGGAGAGGTAAAAAACTTCACACCGCATCCGCGCATCCCGGCTGAGCATTTACCGCAGATGGACCGGGCTTATCAACTGGGGGTTACCGCTGCTCTGCAGGCCGTTGAAGATGCCGGGATGGAGCTGGAATGCCTCGATCGGACCCGCGGGGGCGTCTACATGGGGCTTGGAATAGCCGGGTTGGACGGTTATGAGCGCGATTTCCGGCTTCTGAAAGAAGCTGGCCTCCCGGCTGTTCACAAGAACTGGTATCACAGTTGGTTCCCCAGCGCCTGCTCCGGCTACATCTCACTCATTCTTGGGTTCCAGGGAAGCAGCCAAGTCGTTTCCACGGGGTGCTCCTCTTCGCTTGATGCCACAGGAATGGCTTTCCAATCAATTCGCGACGGCTGGGAAGACTTCGCCCTGGCTGGCGGTACAGAAGCGCCGCTGACGCCGGTGTGCCTGAACTCGTTTTGTTCGATGCGCGCTTTATCGACGCGCAACGACGACCCCACCCATGCCAGCCGACCCTTTGATAAGGACCGGGATGGCTTTATTTTGTCGGAAGGGGGCGCGGTGGTTGTTCTAGAGTCGCTGGAACACGCCAAGGCCCGCGGCGCTCCTATCTACGCCGAATTGAAGGGATATGGCACCACGTCCAACGCCTACCACATGACAGCGCCGGATCCCTCCGCTATTCAAACCGCACGGGCCTTCCGGCTGGCGCTGGAGGACGCGGAGGTGCCGAACGAATCCATTGGACTTTTTATGGCGCATGGCAGCTCCACTCCTTTGAACGAAACAGTGGAAACGTTGGCTGTGAAAAAGGCTTTCGGGAATCACGCGCAACGAATGCTTTTGATGAGCATTAAATCCATGATCGGCCATACGCTGGGGTCTGCCGGTATCCTTCAGATCATTTCGGCCGCCCTGTCTTTGGTCCATCAGATGGCGCCACCGACCATTAACTATGAAGCGCAGGACCCCTCCTGTGATCTGGATTGTGTACCGAATCACGCGCGGGAGGTGTCTTTATCCGCCGTCTTGGTAAACTCCGCAGGATTTTCAGGTAAAAACAGCGCTGCCGTTTTAGCAGCCTATAACTAA
- a CDS encoding methyltransferase — translation MLETLQKQKQKEETDISPIPLYQLALGFAATKVLLVAQRLGFFAALAKGSRTAGEIAKAKKMPSHTTEMLLNACVSLKLCEKSDGAYRNTPLTQRFLVPGQRGYLGDFMGHFNDHMYPAWIHLEEAIKTGHAQIQQVIGQTDDHFFQAIDRQTKDLENFMQTMEEHSQLEGDALAHVYDFSPHKELLDVAGGTGAMSVAILERHPHLRVTVFDRPPVCEIAARNLQKIGLQNCVRLVAGDFFTDPLPKTADVLLLSGILHNWAPENARRILTQCAEACKPGGTLLISEQVLNDAKTEPLPATLCSLNMLVMLEGAQEYSRAEFEAMLTDTGFCLEEIRPTGAGRQLLIARRK, via the coding sequence ATGCTTGAAACGCTTCAAAAGCAAAAACAAAAAGAAGAGACGGATATCAGCCCAATTCCTCTATACCAGCTGGCCTTGGGATTTGCGGCCACAAAAGTTCTCCTGGTTGCTCAACGCCTTGGATTTTTTGCTGCTCTGGCCAAAGGATCGAGAACAGCAGGGGAGATTGCGAAAGCAAAAAAAATGCCGAGCCACACAACAGAAATGCTTTTAAACGCCTGTGTATCATTGAAACTCTGTGAGAAAAGTGATGGGGCTTACCGGAACACCCCCTTGACTCAGCGGTTTCTTGTCCCGGGCCAGCGTGGATATCTGGGCGATTTCATGGGTCATTTTAACGACCATATGTATCCTGCCTGGATCCATTTGGAAGAGGCGATCAAAACAGGTCACGCTCAAATCCAGCAAGTCATTGGCCAAACCGATGATCACTTTTTCCAAGCTATTGATCGCCAAACCAAAGATCTCGAGAACTTTATGCAAACCATGGAGGAACACAGCCAGCTGGAAGGCGATGCGCTCGCGCATGTTTATGACTTTTCCCCCCATAAAGAACTCCTGGATGTTGCAGGAGGTACCGGGGCTATGTCGGTCGCCATTTTGGAGCGTCACCCTCACCTGCGGGTAACGGTTTTTGATCGGCCCCCCGTGTGCGAGATAGCGGCTCGCAATCTGCAAAAAATAGGCCTTCAAAACTGTGTCCGTTTGGTTGCCGGTGATTTTTTTACCGACCCTTTACCCAAAACAGCGGATGTTCTTCTGCTTTCCGGGATTTTGCACAACTGGGCCCCTGAAAACGCCCGCCGGATCCTCACCCAATGCGCCGAAGCCTGCAAACCAGGCGGCACGCTTCTCATCAGCGAGCAAGTGCTCAACGACGCCAAAACAGAGCCCTTACCGGCGACCTTGTGCTCTCTCAACATGCTCGTGATGCTGGAGGGCGCCCAAGAGTACAGCCGGGCGGAGTTCGAGGCGATGCTTACGGATACGGGTTTTTGCCTGGAAGAGATCCGTCCTACCGGGGCAGGACGACAACTTCTTATTGCGCGTCGAAAGTAG
- a CDS encoding NUDIX domain-containing protein — translation MNKTYSAGGVVVNQKGQVLIVNQRGRSWSLPKGHIEPGEEPLVAARREIYEESGLQDLIYVKPLGSYDRPKIGLHGGNDPAELKNLTFFLFRTHTREPLCPVDPDNPEARWVDKDQVLTLLTHPKDREFFQRVSLEF, via the coding sequence ATGAACAAAACCTACAGCGCCGGAGGAGTGGTGGTGAATCAGAAAGGCCAAGTACTGATCGTCAACCAGAGGGGCCGCAGCTGGTCCCTGCCGAAGGGTCATATTGAGCCCGGGGAAGAGCCGCTCGTTGCCGCACGCCGCGAGATTTACGAGGAGTCCGGGCTTCAGGATTTAATCTACGTCAAACCACTCGGGTCTTATGATCGTCCTAAAATCGGGTTGCACGGCGGGAATGATCCGGCCGAACTGAAAAACCTGACGTTTTTTCTTTTTCGAACACACACCCGGGAACCGTTGTGTCCCGTTGATCCGGATAATCCAGAGGCCAGGTGGGTGGACAAAGACCAGGTGCTGACGTTATTAACCCATCCCAAAGACCGCGAGTTTTTTCAGCGAGTCAGCCTGGAATTTTAA
- a CDS encoding HEAT repeat domain-containing protein, protein MSLIPQFSSRRSRRLFYVGAVLLAPLAIVWVIAGSDRLFLRTVPLEQRLVSPNETIRKRAQQDLLGFESEAKQRVAEQLIPSLDPANDPFTRKWATIAIALIGPPAQEAIPALLQGVSAPQRDVAQASKVALSEVGAPDPQQLPALLQSLGDPREPVQCEAANSIAKMGPAAEKSIPVLISRLKKENPAPPCFVSAISQLCVFLPQAVDPLLELLQDPRPGVRRNAVAVLGQVETLPVEAEQALLTVLGIDADSDVRRDAARALALPFPPDRGLLPTLQFALRRSKNDSVRLSAIGQLKKTASSTEEMVPVLAEALRDPGAEVRLASLRWLAELDGRSRPALGVLLQLLKDPDVRVKRASLGVLRQILIRRGDALPLIARAQRDPDPMVRCLAAEQLVEMGAWDRIAVERLVADLSAEGEGTLCAREALSQAGHFNPEVVSYLIRLLQGGDRSLRSDAAAILMQLGVKAREALPALHQAQKDRIPGAEAASHAIRDALLYARRSRR, encoded by the coding sequence ATGAGTTTGATACCACAGTTTTCTTCCCGGCGATCAAGACGCTTGTTTTATGTCGGAGCGGTTCTCCTGGCGCCTCTGGCCATCGTCTGGGTGATTGCCGGCTCAGACCGTCTCTTCCTGCGCACCGTGCCACTGGAGCAACGGCTCGTTTCTCCCAATGAAACTATCCGGAAAAGAGCCCAGCAGGATCTGCTAGGGTTTGAATCCGAAGCGAAACAACGCGTGGCTGAACAGCTTATCCCGTCCCTGGATCCGGCGAATGATCCATTCACCCGAAAATGGGCGACGATCGCGATCGCGCTGATCGGACCCCCGGCGCAAGAAGCGATTCCGGCCCTTTTGCAGGGGGTCAGCGCTCCACAAAGGGATGTGGCGCAAGCCAGCAAGGTGGCGCTTTCCGAAGTGGGCGCGCCTGATCCGCAGCAGCTCCCGGCGCTTCTCCAGTCTTTGGGAGATCCGAGGGAGCCCGTGCAATGCGAGGCGGCCAACTCCATCGCTAAAATGGGTCCTGCTGCCGAAAAATCCATTCCTGTTTTGATCTCCCGGCTAAAAAAAGAAAATCCCGCGCCCCCTTGTTTTGTTTCCGCCATATCTCAACTATGTGTTTTTTTGCCTCAAGCCGTTGATCCGCTCCTGGAATTGTTGCAGGACCCGCGCCCCGGAGTGAGGCGTAACGCTGTTGCTGTTCTGGGGCAGGTCGAAACGCTCCCGGTAGAGGCAGAGCAGGCTCTTCTGACCGTGCTGGGGATTGATGCTGACAGCGACGTGCGCCGAGATGCCGCCAGAGCATTGGCACTGCCTTTCCCCCCGGATCGCGGACTTTTGCCCACCTTGCAATTTGCCTTGCGCCGGTCCAAGAACGACAGCGTTCGACTGTCGGCCATCGGTCAGCTGAAAAAAACCGCTTCTTCAACAGAAGAAATGGTTCCAGTGCTGGCCGAGGCGCTCCGCGACCCTGGCGCGGAGGTGCGTTTGGCTTCTCTTCGCTGGTTGGCGGAGCTCGATGGACGCTCCCGGCCTGCCCTGGGGGTTCTTTTGCAGTTATTGAAAGACCCGGATGTTCGAGTGAAGCGCGCTTCATTGGGTGTTTTAAGACAGATTCTGATCCGGCGCGGGGACGCCTTGCCCCTGATTGCGCGCGCCCAGCGGGATCCCGATCCGATGGTCCGCTGTCTGGCGGCTGAGCAACTTGTGGAAATGGGAGCATGGGACCGAATCGCGGTTGAGCGGCTGGTCGCGGATCTCAGCGCGGAGGGAGAAGGAACGCTTTGCGCTCGGGAGGCGCTGTCCCAGGCGGGGCACTTTAATCCGGAGGTTGTTTCATACTTGATTCGTCTTTTGCAGGGGGGGGATCGGTCGTTGCGCAGCGATGCCGCCGCTATTCTCATGCAATTGGGTGTTAAAGCCCGGGAAGCGCTGCCGGCTCTCCATCAGGCTCAGAAAGACAGGATCCCGGGTGCGGAAGCTGCTTCTCATGCAATTCGCGACGCGCTTTTATATGCCCGCCGCAGCCGTCGTTAG
- a CDS encoding beta-ketoacyl-[acyl-carrier-protein] synthase family protein, which translates to MTKRVVVTGIGVVAPNGLGKEAFWQALTNGLSGVRPIRRFDSSSLDTHIAGEVTDLDPLVYFEPHELKKVDRSNIFAVAAGAMAIQDAGLDLARENPERIGSSIGNAVCGIEYAQKESDVVYSKGPRWGSPYLAIAFFPCGSNGLLSIRFNMKGPVLTFSNGNTSGSDAVGMAYRLIRNGKADVMMAGGIEAPLIPLCVGSLARDGWLSKNNDSPGKASRPFDRSADGMVLSEGAGILILENLEHAKTRSARIYAEVGGYSSANSAFDVFHPEPNGMGIVRTMKMALQEAQIPLTQVDWVNAQGFSIPVYDQMESRCMQEVFGPIGHRPRISAISSWIGNPIGALGGIQAALSALALERQTFPPTDNLDDPDPAYPLHWMKRHPEPGPVNVVVQNSYCFMGKNSSLVFRRVT; encoded by the coding sequence ATGACTAAACGTGTGGTTGTAACGGGTATCGGGGTCGTAGCGCCGAATGGGCTAGGGAAGGAAGCGTTCTGGCAGGCGCTGACGAATGGACTCTCAGGGGTCCGACCCATTCGGCGCTTCGACTCCAGCTCGTTAGACACCCACATCGCGGGAGAAGTCACAGACCTGGATCCGCTGGTGTATTTCGAACCCCACGAACTTAAAAAGGTCGACCGCAGCAATATCTTTGCGGTAGCCGCCGGAGCCATGGCCATCCAGGACGCGGGGTTGGACCTGGCCCGTGAAAATCCGGAACGGATCGGCAGTTCCATCGGGAATGCCGTCTGCGGCATCGAGTATGCCCAGAAAGAAAGCGATGTCGTCTACAGCAAAGGCCCACGGTGGGGAAGCCCTTATCTCGCGATTGCGTTTTTCCCCTGCGGTTCCAATGGGCTTCTTTCGATCCGTTTTAACATGAAGGGCCCTGTGCTTACTTTCAGCAACGGCAACACCTCCGGTTCCGATGCGGTCGGGATGGCCTACCGATTGATCCGCAATGGCAAAGCGGATGTGATGATGGCCGGCGGGATTGAGGCGCCTCTGATCCCTTTATGTGTCGGATCGCTGGCGCGCGATGGGTGGCTATCTAAGAACAACGATTCTCCCGGAAAAGCCTCCCGTCCCTTTGACCGTTCAGCCGACGGCATGGTTCTCAGCGAGGGGGCTGGGATTTTGATCCTGGAAAACCTGGAGCACGCCAAAACCCGCAGCGCCCGGATTTATGCGGAAGTCGGTGGCTATTCCAGCGCGAACAGCGCTTTTGATGTGTTTCATCCTGAACCGAATGGAATGGGAATCGTGCGCACCATGAAAATGGCTCTTCAGGAAGCGCAAATACCCTTGACGCAAGTCGACTGGGTGAATGCTCAAGGATTCTCCATCCCCGTTTACGATCAGATGGAAAGCCGCTGCATGCAGGAGGTCTTTGGCCCGATTGGGCATCGCCCCCGCATCAGCGCGATCAGCTCCTGGATCGGCAACCCAATCGGGGCGCTGGGAGGAATCCAGGCGGCTCTCTCAGCTCTGGCGCTGGAGCGCCAGACCTTCCCGCCAACAGACAATTTGGACGACCCGGATCCGGCGTATCCGCTGCATTGGATGAAGCGGCACCCGGAACCAGGTCCCGTGAATGTTGTTGTTCAAAACTCGTACTGCTTCATGGGGAAGAACAGCTCACTCGTTTTCCGGAGGGTGACATGA
- a CDS encoding PAS domain S-box protein: MGNLRFRWCLLEVGLLSLFLGLVVFTYCGDPSAHRLSDTQQHFTQQDRLIHQLVEWEPLPFLSSTGFRIGALLVCCFLWVLLCDRWLARNLWGPLRKLQTAMEAASTGDVSRKIELQSSCELGALSKALTRLFGVIERSRNLVYHLATLVELSGDAIISQNLEGKILSWNKGAQRMYGYSIEEIKGQPVDMLMPPDDRTLFRQIFEQVKKGKRPQPIEMLHQAKNGRSVQAFVHITAIYDSRKQIIGVSLCAQEMSRGRHPGRKVSVSGRRDSADWPGLTEG; the protein is encoded by the coding sequence ATGGGAAATCTACGGTTTCGCTGGTGTTTGTTGGAGGTTGGTTTACTCAGCCTTTTCCTGGGGTTGGTTGTTTTTACGTATTGCGGGGACCCTTCTGCGCATAGGCTTTCCGATACCCAGCAACATTTTACTCAACAAGATCGTCTCATTCATCAATTAGTAGAGTGGGAACCATTGCCCTTCTTATCGTCGACCGGTTTTCGGATCGGAGCCCTTCTGGTCTGCTGCTTTTTGTGGGTCCTCTTATGTGATCGGTGGTTGGCCCGAAATCTATGGGGACCTCTGAGGAAACTGCAAACGGCCATGGAAGCGGCTTCCACGGGAGATGTCAGCCGCAAGATCGAATTACAGTCTTCCTGCGAATTGGGAGCGCTGAGCAAGGCGCTCACGCGGCTATTCGGGGTCATTGAGCGTTCCAGGAACTTGGTCTACCATCTGGCCACATTGGTCGAGCTTTCAGGCGACGCGATCATCAGCCAGAACCTGGAAGGAAAGATTCTAAGCTGGAATAAAGGTGCCCAGCGGATGTACGGCTATTCCATCGAGGAAATCAAAGGCCAGCCGGTCGATATGCTCATGCCGCCGGATGACCGCACCTTGTTCCGGCAAATTTTCGAGCAGGTGAAAAAAGGAAAACGGCCCCAACCGATTGAAATGCTTCATCAGGCCAAGAACGGCCGCAGCGTTCAAGCGTTTGTCCATATAACGGCAATCTACGATTCAAGAAAACAAATCATCGGCGTTTCTCTTTGTGCTCAAGAAATGTCGAGGGGTCGACATCCGGGGAGGAAGGTCAGCGTCAGTGGTCGGAGAGACTCGGCAGATTGGCCTGGGCTGACTGAAGGGTAA
- a CDS encoding SRPBCC family protein has translation MLLEDAIEIDCPPAPLFKLISDVEHHVNLLPGYLESSIVERRADTFVLQREAIIHGRVRRWKSEVSLEEGCSIHFRQLEGPLEGMRVHWDMEPKGQATKLRIVHDVRVKPWWKKWWLERWIAKPAIEKTARAVLEAIKRAAEMREKQ, from the coding sequence ATGCTCTTAGAAGATGCCATTGAGATTGATTGCCCCCCGGCTCCTCTTTTCAAATTGATCAGCGATGTAGAGCACCACGTTAATCTGCTCCCGGGGTACCTTGAAAGTTCCATTGTGGAACGTCGAGCGGACACCTTTGTTCTGCAACGAGAGGCCATCATCCATGGACGAGTGCGTCGCTGGAAATCGGAAGTGTCTTTGGAAGAAGGGTGCTCAATTCACTTCCGGCAATTGGAGGGTCCCTTAGAAGGGATGCGCGTTCATTGGGACATGGAGCCGAAAGGCCAAGCGACCAAACTTCGCATTGTGCATGATGTGCGCGTGAAGCCCTGGTGGAAAAAGTGGTGGCTGGAACGCTGGATCGCCAAGCCCGCTATCGAAAAAACAGCCCGAGCAGTCCTGGAAGCGATTAAACGAGCAGCGGAAATGCGGGAGAAACAATGA
- a CDS encoding isoprenylcysteine carboxylmethyltransferase family protein, producing MNTVSLFITIFLVLSLGFRLTRLVIAIRKAKFRNSGRTAARPMFWIMTISYVVFLVLCVMENQRRLNAFSWALSFAGLFLYLTSLTLREKAMHDLGRFFSPDIEIRHQHQVVKTGFYRYVRHPLLACMALEIVGLGMVFNAYATLIFVGFGVYMPLIYLRKWLEERTLRAALGEAYRVYEREVGAFWPRWNILSRFHRN from the coding sequence ATGAACACGGTTTCACTTTTCATCACGATTTTTCTGGTCTTAAGCCTCGGCTTCCGGCTGACGCGCCTCGTCATCGCGATTCGCAAAGCCAAATTTCGGAATTCAGGGCGCACGGCAGCAAGACCCATGTTCTGGATCATGACTATCAGCTATGTGGTTTTTCTGGTTCTCTGCGTCATGGAAAACCAGCGCCGCTTAAATGCTTTTTCATGGGCTTTGTCTTTCGCAGGTTTATTCCTTTATCTCACGTCATTGACGCTTCGCGAAAAAGCCATGCATGACCTAGGCCGTTTCTTCAGCCCAGACATCGAGATCCGTCATCAGCATCAAGTTGTGAAAACGGGTTTCTACCGCTATGTCCGCCATCCACTTCTGGCCTGCATGGCTTTGGAAATTGTCGGGCTGGGGATGGTCTTCAATGCCTACGCAACATTGATATTTGTCGGATTTGGCGTTTACATGCCCCTTATTTACCTCAGGAAATGGCTGGAAGAACGTACGCTTCGAGCCGCCCTCGGAGAGGCGTATCGAGTTTACGAACGTGAGGTTGGGGCGTTCTGGCCGCGCTGGAATATCCTTTCCCGATTTCACAGAAACTGA
- a CDS encoding Fe-Mn family superoxide dismutase, with amino-acid sequence MPYTAKTYELLLGTAGFSDQLLKNHFTLYQGYVTNTNKLSDLLAGLAKDGKTETPEYAELKRRFGWEFSGMRLHEIYFGNMVKGGNSSRSDALSRKLQQEFGSPEAWEKDFRATGAMRGIGWALLYYDPIGDRLFNTWINEHDGGHLVSSVPLFLMDVFEHAFMIDYGTKRAGYIDSFFKAIDWSVVSQRFDFGLKAKLPL; translated from the coding sequence ATGCCCTACACGGCGAAGACCTACGAATTATTACTGGGAACCGCGGGTTTCTCTGATCAGCTCCTTAAGAATCATTTCACGCTGTATCAGGGGTACGTCACGAACACGAACAAGCTCTCCGACCTTTTGGCCGGTCTGGCGAAGGACGGGAAAACCGAAACCCCCGAGTATGCTGAACTGAAGCGCCGTTTCGGATGGGAATTCAGCGGCATGCGGCTGCATGAAATCTATTTCGGGAACATGGTCAAGGGAGGCAATTCGTCCCGCAGTGACGCGCTTTCGAGAAAACTGCAGCAGGAATTCGGATCCCCGGAGGCATGGGAGAAAGATTTCCGCGCGACCGGGGCGATGCGCGGGATCGGCTGGGCGTTGCTGTATTACGATCCGATCGGAGACCGGTTGTTTAACACCTGGATCAATGAGCATGACGGCGGTCATCTGGTCTCCTCTGTTCCGCTGTTCCTGATGGATGTCTTTGAGCATGCCTTCATGATCGATTACGGCACCAAACGCGCCGGCTACATCGATTCGTTCTTTAAAGCGATCGATTGGTCTGTTGTGAGTCAACGCTTTGATTTCGGGCTCAAAGCCAAGCTTCCGCTGTAG
- a CDS encoding cyclase family protein, with amino-acid sequence MGRHLRELQQLRCIDLSVSISTKTAEPQPPKIEYVDHRHAAKELAAVATQLLRQGSDKMVPPLTEKAFPDSLGLANENLYLDSHAGTHMDAPWHFGPLCQGQTAKTIDQVPLEWCFGPGVILDLRHKQPGEEITPLDLEKALKQIHHTLQPKDIVLLMTGADKHCDQPDYFSAYAGMGREATLWLLDRGIKVIGIDGWGFDRPAGNMLRDYLRTQDSSCLLPAHMVGREREYCHIEKLANLEQVPVSHGFLFCCFPVKIERGSAGWVRAVALVEDPLCS; translated from the coding sequence ATGGGCCGTCATCTTAGGGAGCTTCAACAGTTGCGTTGCATTGATCTCAGCGTATCCATCTCGACCAAAACAGCCGAGCCGCAGCCCCCTAAAATCGAATATGTAGACCATCGTCATGCGGCCAAAGAACTGGCTGCCGTTGCAACGCAGTTGTTAAGGCAAGGCAGCGACAAAATGGTCCCCCCCCTGACCGAAAAAGCCTTTCCAGACAGCCTCGGGCTAGCAAACGAAAACCTTTATTTAGATTCTCACGCAGGGACACACATGGATGCCCCCTGGCATTTTGGGCCGCTCTGTCAAGGTCAGACCGCCAAAACCATTGACCAAGTGCCACTGGAATGGTGCTTTGGCCCGGGGGTTATTCTGGACCTTCGCCATAAGCAACCAGGAGAAGAAATTACGCCCCTCGACCTTGAAAAAGCTTTGAAACAAATCCACCACACGCTGCAGCCAAAAGACATTGTTCTACTCATGACCGGGGCTGACAAGCATTGCGACCAACCCGACTATTTTTCAGCGTATGCCGGCATGGGACGCGAAGCCACTTTGTGGCTGCTCGACCGGGGGATCAAAGTGATCGGGATCGATGGATGGGGTTTCGACCGGCCTGCAGGGAATATGCTGCGGGATTACCTCCGCACTCAGGACTCCTCCTGCCTTTTGCCGGCGCATATGGTCGGACGGGAGCGGGAATACTGTCACATTGAGAAGTTGGCCAACCTGGAACAGGTCCCGGTATCCCACGGATTCCTGTTCTGTTGTTTCCCCGTCAAAATTGAGCGCGGCAGCGCCGGCTGGGTGCGTGCGGTGGCTCTGGTGGAGGACCCCCTATGCTCTTAG